The following proteins are encoded in a genomic region of Debaryomyces hansenii CBS767 chromosome G complete sequence:
- a CDS encoding DEHA2G24387p (similar to uniprot|P53705 Candida albicans Integrin alpha chain-like protein (Alpha-INT1)) yields the protein MKNRLINIILESVDLLLKEMNQYPNTLDASEATSDNKESVSLNNSPVKPLSFPKQSNSELNAKTPNLDLNNKEFNSSSDTCISESDSPRPTSETNTDNNSFERNFSFDDSDQINKTIQTKIKLEDEEFSFVTQTPMTSTIDLNNPNKENDTTSNYNNSSPNKSIMKKTDSSSPSRKNVVFTNSTPEIHHYPSNKPNITTASNEESIDQLPHEWKELPKELSQSSDDENQTPPVPPIHKTDTFSSLLQDDNNDEDIDRDTLNELKLQHHNFSNLSLNEKLDVFLSNKHVKTEELDDHLTNLDNAVKNKTVTNIHVLSLDLKKQEQPEIENPLNSLMKSSEVRLRSAGSSQSSLQSLVESNRYLESNGHQYIPNKGIALNDGIKGFSNHMVEALIPTGDDDMEEEEDAGLMMKTPSNSRLNELRQSENNDSENEEFHDSFDTNTEQSIMNLLKSASNSDLNKPSSSLQSGNILIKQEEEEEEEEDQEGKWDVFIKDEHTGLNQNGHMLSSDDEHQQCLTKPEFNDDIKKEPHINYHEYEATSKIESVSGYGRTHKDIRLIKSELNHTQEDKESELNNMSTSMKANDQTSVDDTSEVTDSANKFSIRDHIDSDWKFEDSNDGDREDNADYTNNELTTVNDVKHENNKGTGPYSNNFKGESLLDVNLSPNLSVNSQEFKDASDHFIGKTLAPRNVDEAIDATHPPAPIAQEDYDENVLANSSNIAPPGEITLPQIEANNYSSFDDITKNLEHNNSYEESLSAENDADNKPLDFISIWHSQERQKKPYNTHANSHISPLSYDVNKTPENDSSSRVRFPSSLQPKKFKEVNVMSRRVVSPGFEDLHVSGFLPELSEDSGFGSQLRLFKSGYNTSGMSNYSHLGDANGQNNTPLNTRNVLSNLDNNPNVVEPPKARNNFNKNTSSHEFKIQRSLRPELSANQTLKPKNIQKSQTNQSKFRVPSFEIRRTNSTLSPRNQYDEIFEDVVKQPPTIKSHGMKTLPSMDRDDVKRILATKRVISQDEYSKVKLVGNSKKNSIVNEPDDKYDDLQQHASICNVSTESSPVLDKEVLPHLANELLRVPSALLSKDQLFNEFDFVPKPSDNLFNNNSQSPSRTTSVIHNKEAAPAASLENYVVSEPLPSSQGSVESDKEINLTPASNDISPTKIYQTTDPSENMSPKKRASPIKIGSPTKLVKKDSAIAAKSVSSPSKADEKENVNEDSSSFAGEELINKKLRDSPAKSELKIPVHDYKPSTVSVPSFYSNDTANTKPLSTANRDYHTAWKQQKQQQQQQTNPQLNIKDQSAGLQERGKLFLRVIGLKSIDLPDIDEHHADFSITLDNGVHCIKTSNYKMDSHNTLINKEFELTVGDSLEFILTMKASYEKSRGKLIEVNERRVVKSKNRLSRLFGSKDIITTTKFVPQESKDTWSNKIAQDGSFARCYVDLDQYESKITGEACNFNITCFNEWETISGKGNEVRTRCQPYRIGQLEVKMMFVPRTDNQEILPTSIKSAYECIEDLHQESTLAHEGYLHQEGGDCEILKKRFFKLQGTSLIAHSEFSHKTRAKINLSKIVDVIYVDEKDINKSSANYRNFSDVILVPHSFKIRFANGEVIDFGAPNRAEKLEWVTILEKIVYRNKFRRQPWVKLMIEGARTKQEPPNERSRTKKIF from the coding sequence ATGAAGAACAGACTTATTAACATTATCTTAGAATCAGTGGacttattattaaaagaaatgAACCAATATCCTAATACGTTGGACGCGTCAGAAGCAACAAGCGATAATAAGGAATCTGTTTCGTTAAATAATTCGCCAGTTAAACCCTTAAGTTTCCCCAAGCAATCTAATTCAGAATTAAATGCAAAAACGCCCAATTtagatttaaataataaagaatttaattctAGTTCTGATACTTGCATAAGTGAATCGGATTCTCCAAGGCCTACCAGTGAAACTAACACCGATAACAATTCCTTTGAACGTAATTTTAGCTTTGATGATTCAGACCAAATCAATAAGACTATACAAactaaaattaaattagaGGATGAGGAATTTTCGTTTGTAACTCAAACCCCTATGACTTCGACCatagatttgaataatcctAATAAAGAGAACGACACAACTTCAAACTACAATAATTCGTCaccaaataaatcaataatgaagaaaaccGATTCCTCATCTccttcaagaaaaaatgTTGTATTTACAAACTCAACTCCTGAGATACATCATTATCCATCTAATAAACCAAACATAACTACTGCTTCAAACGAAGAGAGCATTGACCAGTTACCACACGAATGGAAAGAGCTCCCAAAAGAATTATCTCAATCTTCAGATGATGAGAACCAGACTCCTCCTGTACCGCCAATCCATAAGACTGATACATTCTCTTCCCTTTTGCAAGAtgacaataatgatgaGGATATAGATAGGGATacattaaatgaattaaaattacaGCATCACAATTTTAGTAATTTATCGTTGAACGAAAAGCTTGATGTTTTCTTATCAAATAAGCATGTAAAAACAGAGGAACTTGATGATCATTTGACTAATTTGGATAATGCCGTTAAAAATAAGACCGTGACAAACATTCACGTTTTATCTttagatttgaagaaacaaGAGCAACCTGAAATAGAAAATCCATTAAACTCATTGATGAAATCGTCAGAAGTTAGACTAAGGTCAGCAGGCTCTTCTCAATCGTCTTTGCAATCGTTAGTAGAAAGCAATCGATACTTAGAATCAAATGGACACCAATACATTCCTAACAAGGGAATTGCACTTAATGATGGTATAAAGGGATTTTCTAATCATATGGTTGAAGCATTAATACCAACAGGTGATGATGACATGgaggaagaggaagatGCTGgattaatgatgaaaactCCATCAAACAGTCgtttaaatgaattgagaCAATCGGAAAATAACGACTCAGAGAACGAAGAGTTCCATGATTCATTTGATACTAATACAGAACAATCAattatgaatttattaaaaagtGCATCAAATtctgatttgaataaaccATCCTCCCTGCTTCAATCAGGAAACATATTGATAAagcaagaagaagaagaagaagaagaagaagatcaagaaggaaaatgggatgtatttatcaaagatgAACACACAGGTTTGAATCAAAATGGGCATATGTTGTCATCCGATGATGAACATCAGCAATGTTTGACTAAGCCAGAATTCAACGATGATATTAAAAAGGAGCCCCATATTAATTATCACGAGTATGAAGCAACTTCAAAGATTGAATCAGTCTCTGGTTATGGTAGAACACACAAGGATATAAGGTTAATTAAATCTGAATTAAATCATACtcaagaagataaagaaagtGAGTTGAATAATATGAGTACACTGATGAAAGCAAATGATCAGACGTCAGTTGACGATACATCTGAAGTCACTGACAGTGCTAACAAATTCTCTATAAGGGATCATATAGATAGCGATTggaaatttgaagataGTAATGATGGTGATAGGGAAGATAACGCTGATTATACAAACAATGAATTGACAACAGTGAATGATGTGAAACATGAAAACAATAAGGGAACGGGTCCATACTCAAATAACTTCAAAGGTGAAAGTTTGTTGGATGTGAATTTATCGCCCAATCTTTCAGTTAATTCTCAAGAGTTTAAGGATGCATCTGATCATTTTATTGGTAAAACGTTGGCTCCACGTAACGTCGATGAAGCTATTGATGCTACCCATCCACCAGCTCCAATTGCGCAAGAAGATTACGATGAGAATGTTTTagctaattcttcaaacaTCGCACCTCCAGGTGAGATTACGTTGCCACAAATCGAAGCAAACaattattcttcatttgatgatataaCAAAAAATCTTGAACATAATAATTCGTACGAAGAATCGTTATCTGCCGAAAATGACGCAGATAATAAGCCTCTTGACTTCATTTCAATTTGGCATTCACAAGAGAGGCAGAAAAAGCCATACAATACTCATGCTAATAGCCATATTTCACCCTTGAGTTATGATGTAAACAAGACACctgaaaatgattcaagTAGTAGAGTCAGGTTTCCTTCCTCTTTGCAACCTAAAAAGTTCAAAGAAGTCAATGTTATGTCAAGAAGAGTAGTCAGTCCAGGATTTGAAGATCTCCATGTTTCTGGATTTTTACCTGAATTATCGGAGGATTCTGGATTTGGAAGCCAACTCAGGCTTTTTAAATCTGGATATAATACATCCGGTATGAGTAACTATTCACATCTTGGCGATGCTAACGGTCAAAATAATACCCCATTAAATACAAGAAATGTTTTGTCTAATCTTGATAACAACCCTAATGTGGTTGAGCCACCCAAGGccagaaataattttaacaaGAATACGCTGAGTCATGAATTCAAGATTCAAAGATCCTTAAGGCCTGAGTTGAGTGCAAATCAAACTTTGAAACcaaaaaatatacaaaaatCACAAACAAATCAATCGAAATTCAGAGTACCATCTTTTGAAATAAGGAGAACCAATTCAACGTTATCTCCAAGGAATCAGTATGATGAGATCTTCGAGGATGTCGTAAAGCAACCTCCTACCATTAAAAGTCATGGTATGAAGACATTACCTAGCATGGATCGTGATGACGTGAAGCGGATATTGGCAACCAAAAGGGTTATAAGTCAAGACgaatattcaaaagttAAGTTAGTTGGTAATAGCAAAAAGAACTCCATTGTTAATGAGCCGGACGACAAGTATGACGATTTACAACAGCATGCATCCATTTGTAACGTGTCTACTGAATCAAGTCCTGTGCTTGATAAAGAGGTATTACCTCATTTGGCAAATGAGTTATTAAGAGTTCCTTCTGCGTTATTATCGAAGGACCAACTTTTCAacgaatttgattttgttcCAAAGCCTTCAGACAACTTGTTTAACAATAATTCGCAGTCTCCATCTAGAACAACTTCTGTGATTCATAATAAGGAGGCTGCTCCTGCTGCTTCTTTAGAAAACTATGTGGTCTCAGAACCCCTCCCAAGTAGTCAGGGTAGTGTTGAAAGTGATAAAGAGATTAATTTGACACCAGCCAGTAACGACATTTCGCCCACGAAAATTTATCAGACAACTGATCCGTCAGAAAACATGTCACCCAAGAAACGAGCCTCCCCAATTAAAATTGGTTCTCCTACTAAGTTGGTAAAGAAAGATTCGGCTATTGCTGCTAAATCTGTCTCATCACCCTCTAAGGCAGatgaaaaggaaaatgTAAATGAAGATAGCTCTTCTTTTGCCGGGGAggaattgataaataaaaagTTGAGAGATTCACCAGCAAAGAGTGAATTGAAAATCCCAGTCCATGATTATAAACCTAGCACTGTTTCCGTTCCATCATTTTATTCTAATGATACGGCGAATACCAAACCATTAAGCACGGCAAATAGAGATTACCATACCGCTTGGAAACAACAaaagcaacaacaacagcaacagaCCAATCctcaattaaatattaagGACCAATCAGCTGGATTACAAGAAAGGGGAAAACTATTTTTGAGGGTTATTGGATTAAAGAGTATCGATTTACCTGATATCGACGAACATCATGCAGATTTCTCTATTACGTTGGATAATGGTGTTCACTGTATTAAAACTTCGAACTATAAAATGGACTCACATAATACCTTAATAAACAAGGAATTTGAGTTGACGGTTGGAGACTCTTTAGAATTCATTCTAACCATGAAGGCTAGCTATGAAAAGTCTAGAGGAAAACTTATTGAGGTGAATGAAAGAAGAGTTGTAAAGTCGAAAAATAGATTAAGCCGACTCTTTGGATCCAAGGATATTATTACTACAACAAAGTTTGTTCCGCAAGAACTGAAGGATACTTGGTCCAATAAGATTGCACAGGATGGATCATTTGCAAGATGCTATGTTGATTTAGATCAATATGAGAGTAAAATTACAGGTGAAGCATGTAATTTTAACATAACTTGTTTTAATGAATGGGAAACAATTTCTGGCAAAGGCAATGAAGTCAGGACTAGATGCCAACCATATAGAATTGGACAGCTTGAAGTCAAGATGATGTTTGTGCCAAGAACCGATAATCAAGAGATTTTACCTACTAGCATCAAATCTGCTTATGAATGTATCGAAGATTTGCATCAAGAATCAACGTTGGCTCATGAGGGTTACTTGCATCAAGAAGGCGGAGACtgtgaaatattgaaaaagagatttttcaaattgcaAGGCACATCTTTGATTGCTCATAGCGAATTCTCTCATAAGACTAGAGCTAAGATTAACCTTTCAAAGATTGTTGATGTTATTTATGTCGATGAGaaagatatcaataaatcatctgCCAATTATAGAAATTTCAGTGATGTTATTTTAGTACCACATTCGTTCAAAATTAGATTTGCTAATGGCGAGGTGATTGACTTTGGAGCACCAAATAGGGCAGAGAAACTTGAGTGGGTTACAATTTTAGAAAAGATTGTTTATCGTAATAAATTCCGTCGTCAACCTTGGGTTAAATTAATGATAGAGGGAGCACGTACAAAGCAGGAACCTCCTAACGAACGCTCTCGTACGAAAAagattttttaa
- a CDS encoding DEHA2G24398p (weakly similar to uniprot|P45976 Saccharomyces cerevisiae YJR093c component of pre-mRNA polyadenylation factor PF I), with protein MAGKHSDDEDAYLYGSDDDNDQPVSKKQKITEQSDESQEKLSKTTAAKKSEVEEKDSLENSSNDEDDNDSEEDSDSDDDIEFVIGESAPKSGQTITTSGPQNDTIDAVTDMDAGGDKNATTTIVSNQADKGSSIDINSVAQLDGKPLTQVDLEKLKDKPWRFPGADISDYFNYGFDEFTWTAYCCKQDKLRGEFNPQKLMAQLMSGGAGPPPMPSGKSGSNNTPTNKPTAMSPPMGMPPMGMMPPGMPMMPGMPGMPGMPNMSNMPNMPNMPNMPNMPNMPNMPNMPNMNNMPNMPNMPNMPNFMNNSRPGQVPNFGIPPPPPPQNRR; from the coding sequence ATGGCTGGGAAACATTCCGACGACGAGGACGCATACCTTTATGGAtcagatgatgataatgatcaaCCTGTTTCCAAGAAACAGAAGATAACGGAACAGAGCGATGAATCTCAAGAAAAACTATCGAAGACAACTGCTGCTAAGAAAAGTGAGGTAGAAGAGAAGGATAGCCTTGAAAATAGCAGTAATGACGAAGATGACAATGATTCAGAGGAAGATTCAGATtcagatgatgatatagaGTTTGTTATAGGTGAAAGTGCACCAAAAAGTGGTCAGACAATAACAACATCTGGTCCTCAAAATGATACAATTGATGCTGTTACTGATATGGATGCAGGTGGTGATAAGAATGCCACAACGACGATTGTTTCCAATCAAGCAGACAAAGGATCTAGCATTGATATAAACTCTGTGGCTCAATTGGATGGTAAACCTCTCACTCAAGTAGATTTAGAGAAACTTAAAGATAAACCATGGAGGTTTCCAGGGGCAGATATATctgattattttaattatggatttgatgaatttacATGGACAGCTTACTGTTGCAAACAGGATAAATTAAGAGGCGAGTTTAACCCACAAAAGTTGATGGCACAATTAATGAGCGGTGGTGCTGGGCCACCACCTATGCCATCTGGTAAAAGTGGCTCAAACAATACTCCTACGAATAAACCTACAGCTATGCTGCCGCCAATGGGTATGCCGCCAATGGGCATGATGCCACCGGGTATGCCAATGATGCCAGGGATGCCAGGGATGCCAGGGATGCCTAACATGTCTAATATGCCTAACATGCCTAATATGCCTAATATGCCTAATATGCCTAATATGCCTAATATGCCCAACATGccaaatatgaataacATGCCCAATATGCCTAATATGCCCAATATGCCAAATTTCATGAATAATAGTAGACCTGGTCAAGTACCGAATTTTGGTAttccaccaccaccacccCCTCAAAATAGACGTTAG
- a CDS encoding DEHA2G24420p (similar to uniprot|P38431 Saccharomyces cerevisiae YPR041w TIF5 translation initiation factor eIF5), whose product MSFVNICRDNTDPFYRYKMPAIQSKVEGRGNGIKTVIVNVAEVARALGRSPDYVIKYFGHELGAQTNTERCLINGSHDASELQDSLDGFINKFVLCASCKNPETEIQIKEKDRLQRDCKACGHISVIDPRHKLYTYILKNPPAGSGKGGKGGKKSATATANVVGGGKSISDIASGQAVKQSQDGEQNDDDDILTKKINAEAAALANEAIEVADDDWAVDMSKEAIEARARELEGLSLNEDQEKFNQFGEWLLDESKDSKDDLPSDIDIYKKIVELDILENPETVQVLAQTLFDDDIIEQIEEHLGLLAKLIDHDSDFEKSFLGGLERYLGLENQALISALPKILVTIYDKDLISEEVITSWGSKVSKKYVPKDVSKKVRKAAKPFLKWLQEADEESDDE is encoded by the coding sequence atgtcgtttgtaaatatttgtCGTGACAACACCGATCCGTTCTACCGTTATAAGATGCCTGCGATTCAATCAAAGGTTGAAGGTAGAGGTAATGGTATTAAAACTGTCATCGTCAACGTGGCAGAAGTTGCTAGAGCTTTGGGTAGATCGCCAGATTatgttattaaatattttggtcACGAGTTAGGTGCTCAAACTAATACGGAACGTTGTTTAATTAATGGTAGTCATGATGCAAGCGAATTGCAAGATTCGTTAGATGGCTTCATTAATAAGTTCGTTTTATGTGCAAGTTGTAAGAATCCAGAAActgaaattcaaattaaagaaaaggatAGACTTCAAAGAGATTGTAAGGCATGTGGTCATATTTCTGTAATTGATCCAAGACATAAGTTATACAcatatattttgaagaatccACCAGCAGGCAGTGGCAAAGGTGGTAAAGGTGGTAAGAAGTCTGCGACTGCAACCGCTAACGTTGTTGGTGGTGGTAAATCTATTTCTGATATTGCTTCAGGCCAAGCTGTGAAACAATCGCAAGACGGTGAacaaaatgatgatgatgatatctTAACTAAAAAAATCAATGCTGAAGCAGCTGCATTAGCCAATGAAGCCATTGAAGTCGCTGATGATGACTGGGCTGTTGATATGTCGAAGGAAGCGATTGAAGCAAGAGCTAGAGAGTTAGAGGGCTTGAGTTTGAACGAAGaccaagaaaaattcaatcaGTTTGGAGAATGGTTATTGGATGAATCTAAAGATTCAAAAGACGACTTACCAagtgatattgatatttataaGAAGATTGTCGAATTAGACATCCTTGAAAACCCTGAAACTGTTCAAGTTTTAGCTCAAACGTTATTcgatgatgatataatCGAACAGATTGAAGAACATTTAGGTTTGTTAGctaaattaattgatcatGATTCTGACTTCGAAAAGTCATTTTTGGGTGGTTTGGAAAGATACTTGGGATTAGAGAACCAAGCTTTAATTTCTGCTCTTCCAAAAATTTTAGTCACTATTTATGATAAAGACTTGATTAGTGAAGAAGTTATTACTTCGTGGGGTTCCAAGGTTTCCAAGAAATATGTTCCAAAAGATGTTTCAAAGAAAGTTCGTAAAGCAGCTAAACCATTCCTTAAATGGCTTCAAGAAgctgatgaagaaagtgaCGACGAATAA
- a CDS encoding DEHA2G24442p (weakly similar to uniprot|P47130 Saccharomyces cerevisiae YJR084W CSN12 Subunit of the Cop9 signalosome) — MNTPLSDYIQKVCLSVNLEDSQKFRSCITINPGINEGTIRAHFPEPNDFDLHPIPEKFRNVVKSYLKLMKSVYIANSINASFFDLNEMVNNLNRAADTQTNWINQPLINACTELISVYQVRSKNFPEEEEMELSNLENNEYGNSSSSLERLAATINGSFKLSLNDKNLDLSQSKRLDIYFFLGNLIKIYFKLGKLELAKSVEKALKGTRFNLPKLNGAGSSKRYAVTYLYYSALLSLDDADFTTSEEKLVKAMEILSCYKDPKNVKNQTEKILIILLPLKLYNKRLTPSNEIWEKFPKLKFMYKDNLFDAIKNGNLKKFDQALTKYQLILLKNHLYLLFEMMKSLCYLKLVKKTVSIIHSLNSETKSHIVPLSAIQLALEFSTNDSYKESDKFAYNLDAVECILANLISSGKIKGYLSHANRCIVLSKANAFPSLEYK, encoded by the coding sequence ATGAATACGCCGTTATCAGACTACATTCAGAAGGTGTGCTTGCTGGTGAATTTGGAGGATTCTCAAAAATTCAGGTCTTGTATAACCATTAACCCGGGGATTAACGAGGGTACTATCAGAGCCCATTTTCCAGAACCCAATGATTTCGATCTCCATCCGATCCCAGAAAAGTTCCGTAATGTTGTTAAGAGCTatttgaagttgatgaaaTCGGTGTACATTGCAAATAGCATCAATGCGTCGTTTTTCGATTTAAACGAAATGgtaaataatttgaacaGAGCAGCAGACACGCAGACTAATTGGATCAATCAACCGCTAATCAATGCATGCACGGAGTTAATAAGTGTTTACCAGGTCAGACTGAAAAACTTTCCGGAGGAGGAAGAAATGGAGCTTTCTAATTTGGAAAACAACGAGTATGGTAACTCATCGTCGTCGTTAGAGCGCTTAGCTGCGACCATAAATGGGCTGTTTAAGTTGTCGCTAAACGATAAAAATCTTGATTTGTCTCAATCAAAAAGGTTGGATATTTACTTCTTCTTGGGAAATCTCATTAAGATTTACTTCAAGTTAGGTAAGCTAGAGTTGGCGAAGTCGGTGGAGAAGGCCTTAAAAGGTACTAGGTTCAACTTACCGAAATTAAACGGTGCTGGTTCCTCAAAAAGGTATGCAGTTACgtatttgtattatagTGCATTACTTTCGCTTGATGACGCAGATTTCACTACAAGCGAAGAGAAATTAGTAAAGGCAATGGAGATTTTGTCTTGCTATAAAGACCCCAAAAATGTGAAAAATCAAACagagaaaatattgattattttgttACCATTAAAGCTTTATAATAAGCGATTAACTCCCTCTAACGAAATCTGGGAGAAATTCCCAAAGTTAAAGTTCATGTATAAAGACAATTTGTTTGATGCCATAAAGAATGGtaacttgaaaaaatttgaCCAAGCCTTAACCAAGTAccaattaattttattaaaaaatcatCTTTATCTATTGTTTgaaatgatgaaatctTTATGTTATCTAAAGCTTGTTAAAAAGACCGTCTCGATTATTCATTCGCTAAATTCAGAAACTAAATCTCATATTGTTCCATTAAGTGCTATCCAATTAGCTCTAGAATTCTCAACAAATGATTCGTATAAAGAATCTGATAAATTCGCATATAACTTGGATGCAGTTGAATGTATTTTGGCAAATTTAATAAGTAGTGGTAAGATAAAAGGTTACCTATCTCACGCTAACAGGTGTATAGTGCTATCAAAAGCTAACGCATTTCCTAGTctagaatataaataa